From Agarivorans sp. Alg241-V36, the proteins below share one genomic window:
- a CDS encoding copper homeostasis protein CutC, with the protein MALLPPSQYTLEICCYSEDDIISAIQGGATRIELCAGQRDGGTTPSYGALLQASKHLSKIDIVVMIRPRGGDFCYTRSELQQMVEDIKLVEQLGFKGVVFGALTEQASVDLDACKLLIAAANNLVSTFHRAFDCTANPTIAAKQLSDLGIDRVLSSGQKNHIEQGLTLLLALQQQHQNIEWIVAGGVRAHNLAMLKKQGVKHFHSAASEPLISKFDTRYALAMAADKDPQLELQRAQVSQQEVSAMALALERN; encoded by the coding sequence TTGGCTTTATTACCTCCCTCTCAATATACATTAGAAATTTGTTGTTATAGTGAAGATGACATTATAAGTGCCATTCAAGGCGGCGCTACACGTATCGAGTTATGCGCAGGCCAGCGTGATGGTGGCACCACACCAAGCTATGGCGCATTACTGCAGGCGAGTAAACACCTGTCAAAAATAGACATAGTGGTGATGATCCGCCCGCGTGGTGGGGACTTTTGTTATACCCGCAGTGAGCTTCAACAGATGGTCGAAGACATTAAGCTAGTTGAGCAGTTGGGTTTTAAAGGAGTGGTATTTGGGGCACTAACGGAGCAAGCTTCAGTTGATCTCGATGCCTGTAAGTTGCTTATTGCAGCCGCAAATAACCTAGTGAGCACTTTTCATCGAGCCTTTGACTGTACAGCTAATCCTACTATTGCCGCAAAGCAACTCAGTGATTTAGGCATAGATAGAGTGTTAAGCTCAGGACAAAAGAACCACATTGAGCAGGGTTTAACATTGCTACTAGCCCTACAGCAACAGCATCAAAATATAGAATGGATCGTCGCGGGCGGGGTTCGTGCTCACAACCTAGCCATGCTTAAAAAGCAGGGAGTAAAGCACTTTCACAGTGCCGCCTCTGAGCCGTTAATTAGCAAATTTGATACCCGCTATGCCTTGGCAATGGCCGCAGATAAGGATCCACAATTGGAATTGCAGCGCGCACAAGTCTCTCAACAGGAAGTCAGCGCCATGGCCTTGGCTTTAGAGCGTAATTAA
- a CDS encoding glycerophosphodiester phosphodiesterase family protein, with protein sequence MLPNLLHRVRHFVYYLASSLKNRGIAMFGAYLLVQASWLAIFAPLSIVVSEALMSWYGLKGVANQELLAFFLSPSGYLFAIWLVAMALFNFFLQQGALTLLLAQHEVNKRSVSQAIRLLVNRAWTIARLAFLQSALLISISCTLLFIGRWLFGLMLADWDINYYLDQQRNQLWFYFAALSIGGLPLAVWLGSKWLNWWFALPFCMLQKKPLLAQLKDSTQLSIGQRKLILCLNLAWFALRTSVFVAVIAGFIWLLRISLNWWAPEDVTPLALFLFSATVLAGGSIVSFLDTWLYASIQFYLFKVLAKQHKESLSKHHQQVLKENHRVHLGLRLIFIAVLLLGASEMKEEVAAFNQRFSEPSTMLVMGHRAGGWLALENSLEGLQKSINLELPVTEIDVQLTVDGQIAVVHDRDLRRLTGSDLVVPESSFAQIQQAFVDAGFSQPQALPYWLEKSANKITLNIELKRYDSSLALVPALLDSLKEYPYPVIISSLDIELLEELKQKISGTELADRISTAFIAAASFGESAVQQNVDMLIVNQQWVNAWRLFSAQQRGQEVHVWTVNNAADVERLYYLRVNGVVTDSPIMALETLERLYGLSEVDHIVNSLRYWLAL encoded by the coding sequence ATGCTGCCAAACTTACTGCATAGAGTTCGCCATTTTGTCTACTACCTAGCCAGTTCCTTAAAGAATCGCGGCATAGCGATGTTTGGAGCTTATTTGTTGGTACAGGCTAGCTGGCTCGCCATATTTGCGCCTTTGTCGATAGTGGTGAGTGAAGCCTTGATGTCTTGGTATGGACTTAAGGGCGTTGCCAACCAAGAGTTGTTGGCCTTCTTCCTATCGCCCAGTGGTTACTTGTTTGCAATCTGGCTGGTGGCTATGGCTTTGTTTAACTTCTTTTTACAACAAGGCGCGTTAACCCTGTTGCTTGCACAGCACGAAGTAAACAAGCGCTCGGTGTCGCAAGCGATCCGTTTGTTGGTGAACCGGGCGTGGACAATTGCTAGGTTGGCATTTTTGCAATCAGCCTTGCTGATTAGTATTAGCTGTACCTTGTTGTTTATTGGCCGTTGGTTGTTTGGCTTAATGCTTGCCGACTGGGATATTAACTATTATCTCGACCAGCAACGAAATCAGCTTTGGTTTTATTTTGCTGCCTTAAGCATAGGTGGTTTACCTTTAGCTGTTTGGCTTGGGTCTAAGTGGCTTAATTGGTGGTTTGCCTTGCCATTTTGCATGCTGCAAAAAAAGCCCCTGCTGGCGCAACTCAAGGATTCAACCCAACTCAGTATTGGCCAACGTAAGTTGATCTTGTGTTTGAACCTTGCTTGGTTTGCCTTACGTACTTCTGTGTTTGTTGCGGTGATCGCCGGTTTTATTTGGTTACTTCGCATTAGTTTAAATTGGTGGGCGCCAGAAGATGTTACTCCTTTAGCCTTGTTTTTGTTTAGTGCAACAGTGCTAGCGGGTGGCTCTATTGTTAGCTTCCTAGACACTTGGCTATACGCAAGTATTCAATTTTATCTGTTTAAGGTATTAGCTAAACAACACAAAGAAAGCCTGAGCAAACACCACCAACAAGTATTGAAAGAAAACCACCGTGTGCATTTAGGGCTACGGTTAATTTTTATCGCTGTCTTGCTGTTGGGCGCCAGTGAAATGAAAGAAGAAGTCGCTGCGTTTAACCAGCGTTTTAGCGAGCCAAGTACCATGCTTGTAATGGGCCACCGAGCTGGAGGTTGGTTAGCCTTAGAAAACAGTTTAGAAGGCTTACAAAAGTCGATAAACCTTGAATTGCCAGTGACGGAAATAGATGTTCAATTAACCGTTGATGGTCAAATAGCGGTGGTGCACGACCGCGATTTACGCCGCCTAACTGGCAGTGATTTAGTGGTGCCAGAAAGCTCATTTGCGCAAATTCAACAAGCCTTTGTAGATGCTGGTTTTAGCCAACCACAGGCTTTACCTTACTGGTTAGAAAAGAGCGCTAACAAGATTACTTTAAACATTGAACTTAAACGCTACGACAGTTCTTTAGCCTTGGTACCTGCGCTGTTAGATTCACTAAAAGAATATCCATACCCGGTCATCATAAGTAGTTTAGATATTGAGCTACTTGAAGAATTAAAGCAGAAAATTAGCGGTACCGAATTAGCCGATAGAATTAGTACGGCCTTTATTGCGGCTGCCAGTTTTGGTGAATCGGCTGTGCAACAAAATGTTGATATGTTGATAGTGAACCAACAATGGGTAAACGCCTGGCGATTATTCAGTGCGCAACAGCGAGGCCAAGAAGTACACGTATGGACAGTTAACAATGCTGCAGACGTGGAGCGGCTTTATTATTTGCGGGTAAATGGGGTGGTTACCGACTCGCCGATTATGGCTTTAGAAACATTAGAACGACTTTACGGCTTAAGTGAAGTTGATCATATAGTAAATAGTTTGCGCTATTGGTTAGCACTTTAA
- a CDS encoding TfoX/Sxy family DNA transformation protein, which produces MTKTSAKPKRLRDLKGFGPRSEEILAEVNIHSVDDFMAIDPYQLYARLKSTVKGTGLNSIYAIIGAREDRHWQEIKQQHKTEILFKLDELGLAPK; this is translated from the coding sequence ATGACTAAAACATCAGCTAAGCCAAAGCGCTTGAGAGATTTAAAAGGCTTTGGTCCACGCAGTGAAGAAATATTGGCAGAGGTCAATATCCACTCCGTTGATGATTTTATGGCTATAGACCCTTACCAGCTTTATGCTCGCTTGAAATCAACAGTAAAAGGTACCGGTTTAAATTCTATCTATGCCATTATCGGCGCAAGAGAAGATCGTCACTGGCAAGAGATTAAACAACAACACAAAACAGAAATCTTGTTCAAGCTAGACGAGCTTGGCCTAGCACCCAAATAG
- a CDS encoding biotin-dependent carboxyltransferase family protein, giving the protein MTKAASLTVLRSGPQMLIVDHGRIGFQHIGVSPGGPADKHAFNWANRLLGNPVNSPALEITFGGAKLHFEQACLVAVCGAAMPLSLEPTQANNNQIASWQSIRVEAGQTLHLGPSRSGLRAYLAIQGGFILNSELDSVSSSPKQALGPFNGRALKPNDKLFYPLKSAKQLDSTPVQQTPNRYIPSYKEHLKLALIPGYQFHSFSQQQRQQILQQDYQLSDLSDRMGLRLNGSAIKDVPLTKESEAIALGAVQIPPNGLPIILSVDRQTIGGYPKLGCISRLDLFALNQRHPKQSLSFYLSTVEEQRQRWLAFENFFKLSLRGQSQHD; this is encoded by the coding sequence GTGACTAAAGCAGCTTCACTCACTGTACTTCGTAGCGGACCACAAATGTTAATTGTTGATCACGGGCGTATCGGCTTTCAACATATTGGCGTAAGTCCAGGGGGGCCAGCAGACAAACATGCCTTTAATTGGGCCAACCGCTTGCTAGGTAATCCCGTTAACAGCCCTGCCCTAGAAATCACCTTTGGTGGCGCAAAGTTGCATTTTGAGCAGGCATGCCTAGTAGCAGTATGTGGTGCAGCCATGCCGCTTAGCCTTGAACCTACACAAGCAAACAACAACCAAATCGCTAGCTGGCAAAGTATTCGAGTTGAAGCGGGTCAAACTTTGCATCTCGGCCCCAGTCGCTCGGGGCTAAGAGCCTACTTAGCGATACAAGGCGGCTTTATACTAAACAGCGAGCTTGATAGCGTAAGCAGCTCACCTAAGCAGGCCTTAGGTCCCTTTAACGGGCGCGCCTTAAAACCAAATGACAAACTCTTCTATCCGCTAAAAAGTGCTAAGCAACTCGACTCCACTCCAGTGCAACAAACACCAAATCGTTATATTCCTAGCTATAAAGAGCACTTAAAACTCGCGCTTATTCCGGGTTACCAGTTTCATTCATTTAGTCAGCAGCAACGGCAACAAATTTTGCAACAAGACTATCAACTTAGTGACTTAAGTGATCGAATGGGACTAAGGCTAAATGGCTCGGCGATAAAGGATGTTCCACTTACTAAAGAGTCAGAAGCGATTGCTTTAGGCGCAGTACAAATACCGCCCAATGGCTTGCCAATAATCCTGTCTGTCGATAGGCAAACAATTGGCGGTTATCCCAAATTAGGCTGTATCTCGCGCTTGGACTTGTTTGCCTTGAATCAACGACACCCCAAGCAGAGTCTAAGCTTCTATTTAAGCACGGTTGAAGAGCAGCGACAGCGTTGGTTAGCCTTTGAAAATTTCTTCAAGCTTTCGCTAAGAGGTCAAAGTCAGCATGACTAA
- a CDS encoding allophanate hydrolase subunit 1, protein MYCIDYVNEDSVLISSHSVSHCQALPQLASFLKDQLDNISDIIVASDTLLCIGNNQTQFESIGAAVQQFELQLGRPSSKQTFEIPVCYAQQLAPDLSAVAQQLQLSVNQVIELHKQGVYQVKMIGFMPGFTYLSGLSPQLSLARKSTPASKVPAGSLAIAEDMSAVYPCDSPGGWHIIGQSPIKLFDKNVEPMCPLEVGDQVRFVELTYKEFLNYGGSSD, encoded by the coding sequence ATGTATTGCATCGATTACGTGAATGAAGATAGCGTATTAATAAGCAGCCATTCAGTCAGCCATTGCCAAGCGCTTCCACAATTAGCGAGCTTCTTAAAGGATCAGCTAGACAACATCAGCGATATAATCGTGGCCAGCGATACCCTACTTTGCATTGGCAATAACCAAACACAGTTCGAATCAATTGGCGCGGCAGTTCAACAGTTTGAGCTACAACTAGGCAGACCTTCATCTAAGCAAACTTTTGAAATCCCTGTTTGCTACGCACAGCAGCTTGCACCTGATTTATCAGCGGTAGCTCAGCAACTGCAACTAAGTGTTAATCAGGTTATTGAGCTGCATAAGCAAGGTGTTTATCAAGTAAAGATGATTGGCTTTATGCCCGGCTTTACTTACCTAAGCGGATTAAGCCCACAGCTAAGTCTAGCTCGTAAGTCCACTCCAGCAAGTAAAGTACCCGCTGGCAGCTTAGCAATAGCGGAAGATATGAGTGCGGTGTATCCCTGCGATAGCCCCGGCGGCTGGCATATTATTGGCCAAAGCCCAATTAAGTTATTCGATAAGAATGTCGAACCAATGTGTCCCTTAGAAGTGGGTGACCAAGTACGCTTTGTTGAACTCACTTATAAGGAATTTCTCAATTACGGAGGCAGCAGTGACTAA